The segment TGACGACCGACGACCGTGAGAACGCCGCACTGGCCTTCGACGCCGTCTACGACGCCTTTCCCGGGGAACCGGCGCCGAAGCTGGCGCTGGGCATCTGCGCCGAGCTGCTGGGCCAGTTGGACAACGCGCTGGAGTACTACCGCCTGGTGTGGGCGACCGACCGCAGCTATGTCAGCGCCGCGTTCGGGCTGGCCCGGGTGCGGCTGGCGACGGGCGACCGGGGCGGCGCGGTCGCGGCACTGGAGTCCGTGCCGGAGTCGTCCATCCACTACATCGCGGCGCGGATCGCGGCGGTCCGCGCCCGGCTGCGGCAGCGGCCGCCCCGCGATCCGCTGCTGGTGGATCTGCGGGCGGCCGCCGAACAGGTCGAGGCGCTCGGGGACTTCGGTCTGGACACCGAGCGCCGGGAACAACTCACCACCGAGGTACTGGGCAGCGCCCTGGACTGGGTAATCTCCGGTAGCCACGGTGCCGGGCCGGACGTCGCGGCGACCGCCGCCGAGCGGCCGGCGCTGCTCGGCAGCCCGCTGGAGGAGCGCGGTCTGCGCTTCGGCCTGGAGCAGTCGTACCGGCTGCTGGCACGGCTGGCACAGCGTGGTGAGAAAAGGATCGAACTGGTGGAACGGGCCAACCGCTTCCGCCCCAGGACGTGGGTGTGACATGGGTGTGACTGGGCCGTCCCGGTGTCCGGGCTGTGACGAACCGCTCGAGGCGGGGAAATGCTGCGGGCGGTGCGGCGCCGGACTTCTGGCGCCGGCCGCACCGCCGGCGTACGGCGCTCCGCCCGCGCCCGGCGCGGCCGCCGCACCGCCCCCGCCGCCGATGCCTCCCGGGCCGCCGCCGGCGCCCGCACCGGCCGCGCGCAGCGGTCCGGCCGGGCCGCCGCCTCCGGACCCGCAGGCCCGGCTCCCGTTCGGGGACACCGGCGTACCGCCGATGCCGGGCCACCCGCCGGTGGCCGACACTCCGCCGTCCGCCGATCCGCGGGTCGCCGGATACGAGGCGGTGGCCGACGCGGCCGCCGCCGGGACGGGACCCGCGACCGCTGCCGGTCCGGGCACGCCCTCCGGGGTGCCCACCGCGGAGCCCGTGGCACCGGCCGCGGAACCGGGGACGCCCGCCGCGGAGCCCGGTGTGTCCGCGCCCGAGCCGGTGGCGCCCGCCGCCTCAGAAGGCCCGTCCGGCGCCGCCGTTGCCGCCGGGACGCCCGCCCCGGGCACCGTCGTCTGCACCGCCTGCCGGTCCGGCGCCGTGGACGCCGAGGGCTACTGCACGCACTGCGGTCATGCCCGCCCGCGCGCCCGCGACCACATGGAATACGAGGTGGGAGGCATCGCGGCGGTCAGCGACCGGGGCCACCGGCACCACCGCAACGAGGACTTCTTCGCGCTGCGGGCCGCCGCGCTGCCGGACGGCACCCCCGCCGTGGTCGCCGTGGTCTGTGACGGGGTCTCCTCGGCGACCCGCCCCGACGAGGCGTCCACGGCGGCGTCCGAGGCCGCCGGGGAAGCGCTGCGGGAGTCCCTGCCGCGCGGTACGCACCCCGCCCAGGCCATGCACGACGCCATCCTGGCGGCCTCCTCGGCGGTCGACGCACTGGCCACCGACCCGTCTCTGGCCCATGACGAGCACCGCCAGCAGAACGCCCCGGCCTGCACCTTCGTCGGTGCGGTGGTCGGCGGCGGCCTGCTGACCGTCGGCTGGGTCGGCGACAGCCGCGCCTACTGGATCCCCAACGACCGTACGGCGCCGCCCGCCCGGCTCACCGAGGACGACTCCTGGGCCGCCCAGATGGTCGCCAACAACCTGATGTCCGAGGCCGAGGCGAACGCCGATGAGCGGGCGCACGCCATCACGGGCTGGCTCGGCGCGGACGCGTACGAGGTCGAGCCGCACACCGCGACGTTCAAGCCGGACGGGCCCGGTGTCGTGGTGGTGTGCACCGACGGGCTGTGGAACTACGCCGAGAGCGCGGAGCAGATGGCCGCGGTGCTGCCGTACGACGCCCCCGCCAGGCCGCTGAACGGTGCCCGCACCCTGGTCACCCACGCCCTCGACGGCGGTGGGCACGACAACGTCACCGTGGCGCTGGTGCCGTTCCCCGCACCGGCGGGGCAGCCGGCCCCGGCCTGACCGGCGCACCGCCGGCGGGCGGGGCGGGGGTGCGCGGCGCGGCGCACCCCCGCCCGTATGCCGCCGCGCGCCCTGCGCCGTGTACGACGCACCACGTGTACCGACCGACCGGTTACGGCGTCTCAAGGAGCGGAACGGATGGCCAACTTCGCCAAGTCCCGGGTGCCGCGTTTCTCCGCCGAGGTGTACCAGAACCCCTATCTCCCCGAGGGCGGGCGGGAGATTCACGCCATCATTTCGGTCACCGCGACCGGCGGCGGCACCACCGGGGGCCGGCCGGTGCCGGCGGCGGGTACCGGCGGGCCGGACGCCGGTGTGGTGATCATGGTCGACCGTTCCGGTTCGATGGACCATCCGCCGGCGAAGCTGCGCGGCGCCCGGGAGGCCACGTCCGCCGCCCTCGACACCGTGCGCGACGGGGTCCGCTTCGCGGTGGTGGCCGGTAACCACCGGGCCGTCGAGGTCTACCCGGGCGGCGGCCGGCTGGCCGTGGCCGCGGCGGCCACCCGTGCGCAGGCGAAGGAGGCGCTGCGCACCGTGACGGCGGGCGGCGGCACGGCCATCGGCAGCTGGCTGCGGCTGACCGGGCGGCTGCTGGCGACCGCCGAGCTCGGCATCCGGCACGCCCTCCTGCTCACCGACGGCCGCAACGAGCACGAGTCGCCGCGGGAGCTGCGGGCCGCCCTGGACGCCTGCTCCGGTGCGTTCACCTGCGATGCCCGCGGTGTCGGCACGGACTGGGAGGTCAAGGAGGTCACCGCCATCGCCTCGGCGCTGCTGGGCACCGCCGATATCGTCGCCGATCCGGCCGGGCTGGCCGCCGACTTCACCCGGCTGATGGAGGCGGCGATGGGCAAGGAGATCGCCGACGTCGGGCTGCGGCTGTGGACACCGCTGGGCGCCGAGACCGTCTTCGTCCGGCAAGTGGCGCCCACCGTGATGGACTTGACCGGCCGGTGCCGG is part of the Streptomyces platensis genome and harbors:
- a CDS encoding PP2C family protein-serine/threonine phosphatase; protein product: MGVTGPSRCPGCDEPLEAGKCCGRCGAGLLAPAAPPAYGAPPAPGAAAAPPPPPMPPGPPPAPAPAARSGPAGPPPPDPQARLPFGDTGVPPMPGHPPVADTPPSADPRVAGYEAVADAAAAGTGPATAAGPGTPSGVPTAEPVAPAAEPGTPAAEPGVSAPEPVAPAASEGPSGAAVAAGTPAPGTVVCTACRSGAVDAEGYCTHCGHARPRARDHMEYEVGGIAAVSDRGHRHHRNEDFFALRAAALPDGTPAVVAVVCDGVSSATRPDEASTAASEAAGEALRESLPRGTHPAQAMHDAILAASSAVDALATDPSLAHDEHRQQNAPACTFVGAVVGGGLLTVGWVGDSRAYWIPNDRTAPPARLTEDDSWAAQMVANNLMSEAEANADERAHAITGWLGADAYEVEPHTATFKPDGPGVVVVCTDGLWNYAESAEQMAAVLPYDAPARPLNGARTLVTHALDGGGHDNVTVALVPFPAPAGQPAPA
- a CDS encoding vWA domain-containing protein, producing MANFAKSRVPRFSAEVYQNPYLPEGGREIHAIISVTATGGGTTGGRPVPAAGTGGPDAGVVIMVDRSGSMDHPPAKLRGAREATSAALDTVRDGVRFAVVAGNHRAVEVYPGGGRLAVAAAATRAQAKEALRTVTAGGGTAIGSWLRLTGRLLATAELGIRHALLLTDGRNEHESPRELRAALDACSGAFTCDARGVGTDWEVKEVTAIASALLGTADIVADPAGLAADFTRLMEAAMGKEIADVGLRLWTPLGAETVFVRQVAPTVMDLTGRCRESGPRSADYPTGSWGDESRDYHLCLRVPAAGIGREMLAGRVSLITSAADGDPARRPPQPLSQGLVRAVWTDDVAAATAIHPQVAHYTGQAELAQAIQQGLDARKSGDTDGAAAKLGRAVQLAGASGNEGSAKLLAKVVDVVDTATGTVRLKAKVAEADEMALETRSTKTVRMKK